CATGGTTCTGCGGAGCGGCCGCCCTGTTGGCCGTCTGGGGCCTGGCCTTGACCTTGTACCACGGGTTCGACCGACAAAAGGTCACCGCCGACCGTATCCGGCAGTGGATGGAGAGTACCGACCTGGCCCGGCTCCAGGGCCGGGATCGCGCGCACGCATTGCAACAGCTGGCCGACTGGATCAATGCGCTGCCATTCGAGGAAAGGCGCCGGCTGCGCCTGAGCGGCCTGTGGACCAACTGGTTCGCCGCCATGACCGAAGCCGAACGCGCCGCTTTTCTGGATGCCACACTTCCCACCGGCATGGAGCAGATGCTTTCGGCCTTCGAGGAACTCCCACCGGACCGGCGCCAACGAATGCTGCGGGACGCGCTGCGCCGGCTCCAGGAGGCCGCCACCGACCTCGGCAACGAAGTCGTCGCCCCCCCTCCGGGCTGGAGCGAAGAACTCCAACGCCAGGTGGCCGTGCACGGCTTGCGCGCGTTCTACGCCCGGAGTTCCGCCCAAACCAAGGCCGAACTGGCGCCCGTGCTCGAGGAGATCCAGCGACTGATGCAGAGCGGCCGCTGGATGCGCGGCGGCGGCCAACCTTGACCGCAACCATGCCGGCTCGACGCCCCGCCCATCCCCACCATTCACACCCCCTGCCGGCCTTTACCCTGTGGGAACTGCTGGTTGTCATGGCCATTTTGTCCCTGTTGACGGCCCTGTTGTTGCCGGTCCTGGGTCGTGCGCGCGAGGCCGGCCGGGCCACCGCCTGCACGGGACACCTGCGGCAGATCGGGCTCGCCCTGCAGATGTACGTGGACCAGAACCGGCAGCGGTTTCCGGTCATGCGGGATCGCGCTCCCGACACCAACGCCGTACCTGCGACCGTCGTCCTGCCCACGCCGGATGAGGTGCTGGCGGACGAGGTCGGTAACCGGGCCGTGTTCCGTTGTCCCTCGGATGGCGCACGTCTGTTCGAAACCACCGGTTCCAGCTACGCTTGGAACAGTCTGCTCAACGGGCAACCGGCCCATGATCCGGAACTGTTTGGCCTCCGGTTTGGCGCCACGCGGGTGCCGGTGTTTTTCGACAAGGAACGGTTTCACAAGGCCCGCGGCGACCGTCGCGCGGTGAACTACCTGTACGCCGACGGCAGCGTGCGGAATCTGCTGGTGCTGGAGGGGCCATGAACCCGGTTGCCATTGAAGTCCGGCATGTGTCCAAGCGGTTCGGGCGCCGACCGGCGGTGGAGGACCTGAGTTTCAGTGTCCCGGCCGGGGCGGTGTGCGGGTTGCTGGGTCACAATGGCGCCGGCAAAAGCACGGTCATCGGCATGATCCTCGGCCAGGTCTGGCCGGACGCCGGCGAGGTGCGCGTTCAGGGCTGGGAGGTCACGCGCCACCGCGCCCGTGCCCTGGCCCGCGTCGGTGCCCTGTTCGAAACCCCGGCCTTCTATGAAGAGCTCAGCGCCCGGCGCAACCTGGAAATCTTCAGCAGCTACACCGCGCCGGTCTCGCGCGCGGAAATCGCCAATGCCTTGCAGCGCGTGGGCCTGAACGGCAACGAACGTGCGCCGGTGCGCACCTTCTCCCACGGCATGCGCATGCGACTGGCCCTGGCCCAGGCCCTCCTACCCGGACCGGAGATCCTCATCCTCGACGAGCCCGGCGAGGGACTGGACCCCGAGGGCATGTATGAACTGCGACAAATGATCCGGCAGCTCCACCGGGACCTGCGCCTGACCATCCTCTTCTCCTCGCATCGGCTGAATGAGGTGGAGGAACTCTGCACGCATCTGGTCGTGCTGCGCCAGGGCCGGAAAGTGTTTGACGGTCCCTGGGACCGTTTGCAGTCGGCCTCGAACCTGGTGCGCCTGGAGGCGGAGCCGT
This DNA window, taken from Limisphaera ngatamarikiensis, encodes the following:
- a CDS encoding ABC transporter ATP-binding protein, producing the protein MNPVAIEVRHVSKRFGRRPAVEDLSFSVPAGAVCGLLGHNGAGKSTVIGMILGQVWPDAGEVRVQGWEVTRHRARALARVGALFETPAFYEELSARRNLEIFSSYTAPVSRAEIANALQRVGLNGNERAPVRTFSHGMRMRLALAQALLPGPEILILDEPGEGLDPEGMYELRQMIRQLHRDLRLTILFSSHRLNEVEELCTHLVVLRQGRKVFDGPWDRLQSASNLVRLEAEPFAEAVAALAREGLIRHSGRDPEGGWVIPAPGVETDTLARRLVESGYRLREIHRPRASLESLYLSLMQRPTPPVTEAASTTDRV
- a CDS encoding type II secretion system protein → MPARRPAHPHHSHPLPAFTLWELLVVMAILSLLTALLLPVLGRAREAGRATACTGHLRQIGLALQMYVDQNRQRFPVMRDRAPDTNAVPATVVLPTPDEVLADEVGNRAVFRCPSDGARLFETTGSSYAWNSLLNGQPAHDPELFGLRFGATRVPVFFDKERFHKARGDRRAVNYLYADGSVRNLLVLEGP